A genomic stretch from Aedes albopictus strain Foshan chromosome 2, AalbF5, whole genome shotgun sequence includes:
- the LOC109427514 gene encoding large ribosomal subunit protein uL18, giving the protein MGFVKVVKNKQYFKRYQVRFRRRREGKTDYYARKRLIFQDKNKYNTPKYRLIVRLSNRDITCQIAYARIEGDRIVCAAYSHELPRYGVKVGLTNYAAAYCTGLLVARRILQKLRLDTLYTGCTDVTGEEYLVEPVDDGPGAFRCYLDVGLARTTTGARVFGAMKGAVDGGLNIPHSVKRFPGYSAENKSFNAEVHRAHIFGQHVADYMRTLEEEDEDAYKRQFSKYIGLGIKADDIETIYKNAHAGIRKDPAFHKKPEKKVTKKRFNLAKLTLEARKAKIAKHKADFLAKIQADVEA; this is encoded by the exons ATG GGTTTCGTGAAGGTTGTTAAGAATAAGCAGTACTTCAAGCGTTACCAGGTCAGGTTCCGCCGGCGTCGTGAGGGCAAGACCGACTACTATGCCCGTAAGCGTCTGATCTTCCAGGACAAGAACAAGTACAACACCCCGAAGTATCGTCTGATTGTCCGTTTGAGCAACCGTGACATCACCTGCCAGATCGCTTACGCTCGCATTGAGGGTGATCGTATTGTGTGCGCCGCTTACTCCCACGAGCTGCCACGCTATGGCGTCAAGGTCGGTCTGACCAACTACGCTGCTGCTTACTGCACGGGACTGCTGGTTGCCCGCCGCATCCTGCAAAAACTTCGTCTGGACACTCTGTACACTGGCTGTACCGATGTGACCGGCGAGGAATACTTGGTCGAACCAGTCGACGATGGCCCAGGAGCTTTCCGTTGCTACCTGGACGTCGGTCTGGCCCGTACCACCACGGGAGCTCGCGTCTTCGGTGCCATGAAGGGTGCCGTCGATGGTGGCCTCAACATCCCCCACTCCGTCAAGCGTTTCCCAGGCTACAGCGCCGAGAACAAGAGCTTCAACGCTGAAGTCCACCGCGCTCACATCTTCGGACAGCACGTCGCCGACTACATGCGTACCCTGGAGGAAGAGGACGAGGATGCCTACAAGCGTCAGTTCAGCAAGTACATCGGTCTGGGAATCAAGGCTGATGAT ATTGAGACCATCTACAAGAACGCTCACGCCGGCATCCGTAAGGATCCTGCCTTCCACAAGAAGCCGGAGAAGAAGGTCACCAAGAAGCGCTTCAACCTGGCCAAGCTGACCCTCGAAGCCCGCAAGGCGAAAATCGCCAAGCACAAGGCCGACTTCCTGGCCAAGATCCAGGCCGATGTCGAAGCCTAA
- the LOC134287656 gene encoding uncharacterized protein LOC134287656, translated as MTSLRTHTSVPIEEQWRTTKSLRRSFTSLKSRTRYNALSTSVRRALRTGIIPLLILTITLTQAQKLTIRNLHDEPLLLVKERHCKIQTGTIKIIHPINLSSIEETAEILIKSSYHNNAQTTNPLTNILKYKAKKLYSNIYQLKPQPHHRSRRWNTVGTVWKWIAGTPDASDLQAINTTMNDLIDQNNQQIIVNQNLNTRIQQLTHAIQEVTNQANLNDLLMDDVETITSIVNVDILNQLLEDIQDAILLSKMSITSNKILSIREITTIRELLQDQGINIHLPDEALQYVTPKFATSHGTLLYFMHVPLLEENTAEIIRIYPIINSNQSIIQFPEFIVKSGNRIFVTQNPEDFVQKSSFLTDLGDECIKPLITGVKPKCNVVFNNQTIIKLISDNTILISNIRNQTLESTCGPDNRSLEGNVIINFENCTIQLNNETFRNEEYIGEPNIMYNAFYNLKPNWKLQEDIDLGKIHHDTIQNRRHLEHVYLEQNNLNFKFWSLFGGFSFTGITAVIIIMLIIIRYGGKGPGRSSLREGEVIASVCPNSEEAILSQLGDIQQQQQQLATSLATLNEAHNGR; from the exons ATGACATCATTGAGGACACACACCAGCGTGCCCATAGAGGAGCAGTGGAGAACTACGAAGTCATTAAGAAGAAGTTTTACTTCCCTAAAATCAAGGACAAGGTACAACGCTTTATCAACCTCTGTGAGACGTGCCTTGAGA ACCGGAATAATCCCCTTACTGATATTGACGATCACCCTTACTCAAGCACAAAAACTAACCATTAGAAACCTGCACGACGAACCTTTATTGCTTGTAAAGGAAAGACATTGTAAAATTCAAACTGGAACAATTAAAATAATCCACCCGATAAACCTGTCTTCTATAGAAGAAACAGCGGAGATCCTGATTAAATCATCTTACCATAATAATGCCCAAACTACTAATCcactaacaaatattttaaagtaTAAAGCGAAGAAATTATACAGCAACATATATCAACTGAAACCTCAACCACACCACCGATCAAGGAGGTGGAACACCGTTGGAACTGTGTGGAAATGGATCGCGGGAACCCCCGACGCATCTGATCTCCAAGCCATCAATACTACGATGAACGACTTGATTGACCAAAACAACCAACAGATCATAGTTAATCAAAATCTCAACACTCGGATTCAGCAACTTACTCACGCTATACAGGAAGTAACCAATCAGGCCAACCTAAACGACTTGCTAATGGACGACGTCGAAACAATTACATCCATCGTAAACGTAGATATTCTCAATCAGCTGCTCGAGGACATTCAAGACGCAATTCTGCTCTCAAAAATGTCTATTACTTCAAACAAAATCCTATCTATTCGAGAAATTACAACGATAAGAGAACTTCTTCAAGACCAAGGAATTAACATTCACTTACCGGATGAAGCACTACAATACGTTACGCCAAAATTCGCAACGAGTCATGGaacattattatattttatgCATGTACCACTGTTAGAGGAGAACACCGCGGAAATCATCAGAATATACCCAATCATCAATAGTAATCAATCAATCATCCAATTCCCAGAATTCATAGTCAAAAGTGGTAACCGTATTTTTGTCACACAAAATCCGGAAGACTTCgttcaaaaatcttcattcttGACGGATCTCGGGGACGAATGTATCAAACCGTTAATAACCGGAGTGAAGCCTAAATGCAACGTTGTATTCAATAATCAAACAATAATCAAACTAATTTCTGACAACACCATTTTGATATCCAATATAAGGAATCAAACATTAGAATCAACCTGCGGACCAGATAATCGAAGCCTAGAAGGAAATGTGATCATCAATTTTGAAAACTGCACAATACAACTCAACAACGAAACATTTAGAAACGAGGAATATATCGGCGAGCCCAATATCATGTATAACGCATTCTATAATCTCAAACCAAACTGGAAGCTACAGGAAGACATCGATTTAGGAAAAATTCATCACGACACAATACAAAACCGACGACACCTCGAGCATGTATACCTAGAACAAAATAATCTCAACTTTAAGTTTTGGAGCctgtttggaggattttcttttacCGGAATTACAGCAGTGATTATCATCATGCTAATCATAATCAGATACGGTGGAAAAGGACCGGGACGTTCCTCACTTAGGGAGGGAGAAGTTATCGCATCAGTTTGCCCCAACTCCGAAGAAGCCATACTTAGCCAACTAGGAgacatccaacaacaacaacaacagttagcaACATCGTTAGCAACTTTGAACGAGGCACACAACGGACGATGA